A region of the Lachancea thermotolerans CBS 6340 chromosome E complete sequence genome:
ATGCAGAAGCCTCAAAGGGAACCACTTGCATAATTCATGAAGTCTTCATCTAAGAACAAGTCTGTAGTTGATCCTGAGCGAAATTCGGCGTCCATATTGTTGACCAACTGTGAAAGATCCACGTAGCcgatttcttcaaaatctttcGGCGGATTATTTCCCCTCTTCCTTAGAATTCGTGACATGGGACGCGGACTTGCAACGGCCTGCTGAAAATCAACAGAGGTGGGGTCATTCTGGGAACGCCCTGTTGCTAGAGCTTTTACTACCTCATCTGAGCTCATCATGTCTATTAACTCCGTTAattgcttgttgaagtttttagCGGCAAGGTTGTACTCTGAGAGCCCCTGCAGTATCTTGAGATTGTGCTGtatgaaatcaaaaaggCCTTCAATATCTCCAGAAAAAGCAATGGATTCTCCTGAAAGCATCGAACAGTAGCCCGTTAAAATAAGAACGGTTGTTGCACTAAAGATATAGTGACAATCTAAGAACGAACGATTGGCCAACTTACCGTCATAATATAACTTTGCCAATATTCGACTTTGGATCTCTGCAGCTTGAACACATGACTCCAGCAGCACCGATATCAGTTCAAGTTGACGCGCTTCATATATCTTCTCTTTGGTTCGGTTCTCCGTGAGAATACTGTTGAAAACGTAGAGCAGGACAGGTCTAGTAGCTATTATGATCGAATAATTATAATTGATATGGAGGTTGAAGGTCGATCGGGTCGTTGCAGTTTTGATATCGTTGTAATCAAACTTCAATTCTGCTGGCAAAGATTCAAACCAATTTTTCAGCTGCTTTAGAACTGCGTGGCAGTTATGAAGAAATGAGTATGGGTTTCGCGTGTAAATTTTCGTGATGATTTGGGTTGTAATTTTTGCAAGACGAACCTGAGAAACAAAGTGGTAGATGTCCAGAGAGACTGCTGTCAAGTTGTCATCAACCTCAGTGAGAAGCGGAATGTTGATATTGCGTTCATCTATCATCAAAGGAAACCCGAATCTAACGGCCAAGAGTCTATCGTAGATAAAGCATAGCCAAAAAACTCGGTTTTCAACAAtagtttttgttcttttgtgAAGGCCCAGCGTAAACATTGTTCGTATGGCACTGCCTGTCATAACAAACGCCGAGGTAGCTTtgttcaaagacaaagagaagTACGCCATATACAATAGCGATAGTATGAGCGATGTACTGGCAGCACAATCATATGTTTTCACCAACTCGCTATAGAGTAGCAACGTGGTTCTATGATACTTTAATCCCAAAGACCTTGACTCAGCATTTTCTTTATCGAAAAGTGAACCCAGAGCGAGATGTGCTACAAGTCTAAGTAGCTCTGTTGTGTATTCAATAATGGCCTCTGATTGAAGTGGCGGTGGGTTCTTACAAATGAGGTGTTGTGCGGTGTCCTCAAAATAACCGGTCTCCAAAAACATGTAGTCGGCGCCGATAATTTCATGAGCAATCTCAATAAGCTCTTTAGCTTTTCTTAGGTCAGGAAGTTCCTTTGTTGCCACGTTCTCAACGAAACTTCGATTTATATCGAGATCATTTGGGGGCCAGCCGCCATCCGTAGCTACAAAATGCTCCGTAGAGCTTCCGCAAGAGTTTACCAATGATTGCTTCAGCTTTGCTAAGTATTGCACACACGAGGACATTCCCaaaaattgttttgaatgttgGCTCGCTTGAACACAGTGCTCGACTGAGCCGATCGtcaagctttcttgttttggGCTGTCTAGGTCAGGTGTAAGCCTGAACTCAGGCTCTATCAAGGGGTTGACTTCTGCCGAGGTCGCTCCGTCCTCCAGGCAGCCCTCGCTGTCGGGGCCCTCAGAAGCCTTGGCTAGTTCAGCTTCGAGGGCACGAATCTTGTTTTTTAATGAAGATATGTATCGTTCGGTCACTTTTACCACCTTGGATTTCGTTCTCGTGCGGTACTCACATCCTCCAGGCTGCTCTATCTTAACACAGTAATCGCAGGGGAGCTGTCCCGAGCATTTTTTCTTGCGTTGCTTGCATTTTATACAAgctttcatcatcttcttgcGAGGCATTGGATTCAGTCTCACGATTGAGGCGTCATTGGAGATGGCTTCTGCGTTCCAGTTCCCCGAGCTCACTcacttgaagagctcagtCGTATTGGTGTAGTTGCTGGTTCAGAGTCCATTCAAGCAGTTTGGCACAGCCAGATAAATAATTGAGTCATGTGGTTACTCTATTATATAAGCACGGTTGCATTGATTGAGGAGCTTGGCGGTCTTTTCAACCCCATAAATGCCGACGTGGGATCGCTAGAGATAGTAGAAATGGGCTTGCTCGAACAGATCCCGATTTGGGACACATGGAGTATAAAGTTGCAATGCAAAGAGCACCAGTGGTTGTAGTAGTACCAAGCTTATGGCTATAGGCTTAGTAAAGACAGTGCAGATGGAGACAACGCACTCAGTAGCAACAAAAGACCCCATCAAGGTTTCGATTCACGACGATGCAGAGCTCTCAGAAGAACTGGCCGAACATGTCATCGAGGAAGAGTATTACATTGATCCCCAAGATGAGAGTGCACTAACAAGAAAGTTAGACACGCGCCTGCTCCCAATGCTGGCTTTTATGTACTTCCTTTCAGCTTTGGATCGTTCAAACATTGGAAACGCTTACACCTCCGGAATGAAAGAAGATTTGCGGCTAACTTCCCATCAATACTCCAATGCAGTTTCTGTGTTTTACTCCACGTACCTCGCAGCAGAATTACCAGCCGTATGGCTACTAAAGATCGCAAAACCTCGCTACTATATGTCTATTTTGGTATTCTGTTGGTCGGTCATCACACTTTCAAGCGGTTTTGTCAAAAGCTATCACTCTTTGCTCGCAACGAGAATTCTGCTAGGGACTTTTGAGGGCGGTTTCTTTCCTGCAATGACCTTGCTGATCACCATGATGTACAAGCCCAAGGAGCAAGCTAAAAGGAttgcctttttcttcggaTCATCTGCATTATCTGGTGCTTTTGGCGGACTCATTGCCACTGGGCTGGCCTCCGTGAACAATGCAGGAGGTCTTGAGGGTTGGAGATGGCTCTACATTATTGAAGGCCTGATTTCCGTTTGTGCCTCCTTCTGGCTATTTTTTGGGCTACCAGACAACCTGGACAAAATGAAGTTTCTAAATGAGCGAGAGCTCAGCCTCATGCAAATCCGGGAGAAGCAAAGAATTCAATATATGGGTGCGGATCCAGCCTTTAGCTGGGGTCAAGTCTGGCTGGcattcaaagacttcaaaacttaCTTCGCTTTTGTAATCCAATTCTGCCAGGACATTATCCTCTACGGCTTCAGTACATTTCTCACAGCGATCCTAAAGTTGGGGTTGGGTTACAGTTCACGCGAAGCTCAATACATGAGCGTGCCGGTGTACATTCTTGCCGCCATTGTGTTCATGGTATCTGCTTATGTGAGTGACCGTCTGCAGGTCAGAGGTCcagtcttcttctgttACAACATACTAGGTGCGACAGGCTATATCATCCTGCTCGCGGTCGACAACAACGCGGTCAAATACTTTGCCTGCTACCTGATCACATTCTCGCTTTACACTGGGACGGGCCTAAACATTACGTGGCTGACCAACAACGTTGCTCCTCATTACAAGAGAGCAACGGCTCTGGGACTTAACCAAACTCTTGGAAACCTTTCAGGCGCTATTGTGGGACAGGTCTACACAAAGTCACCGTATGTCTTTGGTAACTCATTTTCCCTAGGCTGTATTGTTCTTTCCAATATTCTGACAGCAGTTCAGATAGCTTGGCTggtcaagctcaacaaggaTAAAGCTGCGATTTTGGCGGGGACCAAAAAGGACAcaaagaaggagagaaTTGGCGACGAAGCTTTGGACTTTAAATATTGCTTGTGAAATGATTAAGTAAATAATGGAATATTACTTTAAACTGAACTTCTAGCTTGTGCGCTTTACAACCCACGATGAACACTGAAACGCTTCGTCTTAGATGGAATGTCTATGTGATCGcataattttgaaattgtgAAGGCACAGAAAAGTGTAAGAAACATAAAAATTATTGATGATACGCGTGGTCCGAAAGGATTGAATCAAGCTTCCTTAAGCACCGTTGTTCCAATCTCAGAATGCACATATCAAGCTCCACTGTATAACACTAAAAACACAATATTACATGCCTCGCGCTACTCAGGCAGGCCCCAACCACCGCCACCTGGCGTCATAATGATAACACGGTCTCCAGGTTGAGCGCTGATCGTGTTTTTGGCTCCGATGTTGATCACGGCTCCCGAAGACCCCCGGATCCATAGGTTCAGTCCTCTTTCGCCATCTTCGCCCCCGTCAAATCCGTGAGGAGGAACCACACGACGCTCTGACAGGATAGAGGCTTGAACTGCTTTGCGGAACAAAATATCTCTAACAACACCGTTACCACCCGCAAACTTCCCTTTTCCTCCAGAGCCAGCCCTAATAGAAAACTCTCGCAAAATTACTGGGTAtcgtctttcaaaaatctcgaCGTCAGTCATTCTTGTATTTGTCATGTTAGTGTGAACAGCGTGAGCTCCGTTCCATCCTGGGCCTCTCCAAGAATCACCGCCGGCACCGTGGCCACCACATATGGTTTCGTAGTATCCAAAACCGCTGCTGACTTTCCCATTACTATCTTTACCGCCTGTTCCAAAAGTAAAGTTGTTACAGTCTCCCTGAGAATCAGCCATAACCTTGAAAGTCTTCAGGACAACATCTGTGACTCTCTGGGAAGTTAAAACATTTCCCCCCACTACAGCGACACCCTTTGTAGGGCTCAAAATTGACCCTTTTGGGATCTTCACAGTGATAGGCTTGAGGCAGCCCTGATTTAGGGGAATCTCCTCGTTAACTAAACATCGCAAACAGTAGAGGATGGCAGAGTTAGTGATTGCCTCTGGAGCATTTAGGTTCCCGTAGACCTGAGGCGAAGTCccttcaaagtcaaaaacgtactcttcttttttggtGTCGAGGGTAACTCTCAGTTTTATTACGGTACCATCATCCATGTAATCTTCGCCTGCGAACTCTGTTGCACCAAAATGCTCTGTCATGCGCTTGAGAACCTGTTTAACCGTGAATGAtgcattttcttggatCGCCAGCATGTACTTGACAATAacatcaaaaccaaagTCCGTCATGAGCTTAGCTATCAGCTGTACACCTTTATTATTAGCCGCGATTTGGGCTTTAAGGTCACTCATGTTGTCGCTGATTTTTCTAGACCCAGAACAGCCCGGATATTGAGCAGGGTCGTCCACAAGGAGCTTTATGAGTAGTTCTTCGTCAAACCTTCCTTCCTTGACTAACAACTCAGAATAAATGGCCGCGCCCTCTTCGTATAGTTCTTTCGAGTTAGGTGGTACAGATCCAGGCAGAATACCGCCTATGTCGGCATGGTGCGCTCGCGATGCAACATAAAATATGATTTTGCCACTGGTTTCAGAGAAGGCAGGCGTTATTACTGTTATATCAGGCAAGTGTGTTCCGCCCATCTCGGGGTGATTAGTAACTAAGACGTCCCCAGGTTTCAATTTATTCTTCCACAGCTTGGCCTGCGCAGATATGCAGGTAGACATAGAGCCAAGGTGCACAGGAACGTGCGGCGCATTCGCTACGAGGTTTCCCTCGGGATCAAACAATGCGCACGAGAAATCAAGCCTTTCTTTGACGTTAGTTGAAACTGATGTTTTCCTCAGCTGGTTTCCCATCTGCTCCGCAATGTCCATGAAACGGTGGCTAAAGATAGAAAGTAAAACAGGGTCCACGCGGTTCTCCAACTTCGTATCGCTTTCTTGAGATCGTGACGTTATTTTGATAACAATATGAGAGCTTAGAATGGTTGCGGTAGCATTACATGGAATGATATTAGTCTGAGTGCCATCCGCGAGAATACAAGGACCCTTGATCCGGCTTCCTACCGGCATGTTGTCGATTTGAAACACCGGGGTTTTCATGCGTCGATCGTCAAAGAACACGTCTTTGTAAAACGCGACCTCCCTCTCAACATCAATTTCAGATATAAGTGATCtagcaagctcttcttcgatgGATGTTTGGGAGCGTACGGGCGACTTTGCCACTGCTCTTATCCTAATATCATCAACTATTATATTTCTGTCACTGAAAATAAACCCGAATTCTCTTTTATGTGCTTTCGCGAAGTCCTGGGAGAATTTCCAGCTTGATTTATCTTTCAGGACCATTAAGCTTGTTTCAGTCCCCTCGTATCGCAAGTTTAAATATTTCTCAAAGGATAGGTCCTTCTCTGAAAACCCCTGCTTTAGTAAGCTGTCGGTAGCCTTTCCGGTCATAGCTTCAAACCTTTCTTCCACTTTAATACAAGTGCTGGTGTTCTCTAAAACAAGAGAGCATGGTTCCTGGGTTTCCTCAACCACGTCAGCCAAGAACATCCCATAAGCCGATAAGATCGAAGAGTAGCGGTGGGCTATAACAGTGTCAATGCCTAAAGActcagcaacagcaaccgCATGCTGGCCGCCAGCTCCCCCAAATGTGACCATTTGATGGCTGGATATAACATGACCCTTAGCTTCAGTAAGAGATCTAATAGGACGAGCCATTGATTCGTTAGCAACTTTTATGAACCCATATGCAACTTGATCCGTGGAGAATCTTGTGCCCAGATCGCGGTTAATCGTTTCGGCTAGCTCTtcgaacttctttttggtaatGTCCATATCCAAAGACTCGTCTTCGTTAGGGCCGAATATTTTGGGGAAAAACTCGGGGACAAGTCGGCCTAAAAGCAGATTTGCATCTGTGATTGTCAATGGCCCGCCTTTACGATAAGCCGCGGGACCGGGATCTGCGGTGGCAGATTCGGGACCGACCCTGAACAGCCCGTTTTCCCAAAATAACCTAGAACTCCCGCCTGCGGCTACGGTATTAATGTCCAACTGAGGACTTTGGATAACAATTCCAGCAGTTGTGGTCTCGAACACATGATCAAGTTTTCCGTCTCCATACCTGCTGACGTCGGTGGAGGTCCCGCCCATGTCAAAACCAACCAGGGGAATCTTGGTTACAGGGTCGTAGCAAGTGGCGGAGTATCCAACAACCCCACCCGCAGGGCCCGATAGAATTGATTTTAATCCCGAGAACTTGCTGCCCTCGACGAGTCCCCCATCTGACTGCATAAACTGAATGTTTGTGTTGTCTGTGTTTATGAGGCCAGCTTGCATTCCGCTCaagtatttttgaattacGGGCGTAAGATAAGCGTCTGCGATAGCACTGTTTGCCCTGGGAAGGTATTTGATCATTGGCGAGACTTGCGACGACAACGAGACATGCGTGAAGCCGATCTCAGACGCTAAAGCAGCAACTAGCTCTTCATGTTCAGGGAAAGTGTAAGAGTGAAGAAGCGCGATACCTACTGATCGAATGCCCTGGGCGAAAGCGGCCTCCAAGGCGGTTCGGAGAGTCGAAATGTCAGGTTTTCTCAGGACCCGCACTATCTCACCACTCTTACCAACAATAACTCCTTCATTCGCACTAGGCTGGGATTTCACGTTTTCCGGGTCCTCGGAAAAGTCCTCCAAGGTTACTCTTTCGTCAACCTCGATGACAACGTCATAGAGCGGATCTGGCCGTTTAATTGCCAGCTCGAAAATCCGTGGCCGTGTTTGATCGCCGATGAGGAGGCAGTCCTTAAAGCCTTTCGTTGTAACAAAAACGCAACGCTCGCCATTTCTCTCGAGAGCACAGTTTGTGGCGAGCGTTGTACCCATTCTGAGACTTTCAACATCGGACAAATCTAGCGGAACACCTCTTGAgattttcttcttctgaaaTATCTCCAGCAGCCTTCTTATACCTTCAAGCGGAGCGTCAGGATAGTTTTTAGGGTCAACTGAGAGAAGTTTAATGACGACGTCGTCTTGCGGTTTGCCAGTCCCGGGGTTACCAATGCAGTCGGTGAACGTTCCGCCCCTGTCAATAGCTATTCTGATCTTGGACATCTTATATTAGAGATCGGTGGTTATTTCAGATTTTCATGAGTGCCTTAGAGGTTGATTAGCTGCACTTTTTATAAGGTTCTTTCACCTCTAGCTTCGATCTCTGCGTCGGCGAAATCAGGCCCTTGAACGCCGACATAGAGAGTGCTTACGAGATAGGAAAAAGGTCAGATTACATATCGTGACAGATGATTCCGAAGAACAAATGGGCTACATGAGGCGCAACAGCACTGTAATAGGCGTCATTGGGTCATGCTAACTGCAATTTATTGAGGAGAGCATAGGCAGTCCTGTGGTGCGCTATTACGAACCGAGGCTGCAGCCGATATCACGGGTAAATTTTCAACTTTCGATTCATCAAAGTGGCAACAAGCGAATGGCTCAGATCGCTCTTTCTTGCAATGAAAAGCTAGGAGATGAGGAAACAAATTCCGCAAGTGAATTTGGGAGCTATTTCAGACAGCGTCAAACAATGTCGTAtgttattatgagcttctggattatgatgaagttggcggttaaTAGCCTCCATACAGTCGCGATTATCCTTCTATTTGAGGATGCactcttcctttcttctacttgatctcatactgagccttggatgcagtagtacttataTTTATAGATCCGGAAACCTAGtgcaagcctcattatctccAGTGTTTCTCAATATCTCTGATGCtgttccttcgttgtctcagaatatccttgttccattattgATTTATGACATAATTGTTTTGTGGCAAACAATAAATCTCCCACATCTGCTTTTCTCCCTCTTAATTTTACTCAGATTTTAGAAATGGGAGtttggccgagtggttaaggcgtCAGATCCAGGTTCTGTTAGAAAACACGACATTCTGATATCTACGGATGCAAGGGTTCGAACCCCTTAGCTCTCATTATTTTTCCTGGCACACAACACATATCACGTGAGAAGATCTTGCGGAGCTGATCGACGCGAGTTTATACAATAATTTGAGGTTGTAGCCAGCTTTTAAGGTTTCTGCAGGTGCTGCATTCTGCTATCAGTTGAGAATTTATTAAGCTGTGGTAATGACATTGAAATATTAGACACTCGCACAGATTTAAAAACAAACCTTTCAGTTTGGGTTGATTGCAACTGGAGGGCTTTTCGAAATGTCTAATAAGAGACTAATGGAACTCAGGTCAAGTTCTACCACATCAAATCATAGGAAAAAAGCAACAGCCTTGGAATGTTGCACTTCAGTCTCACTTCATTAGGAGCCTTTGATAGGCGCAGGATAGTCGTAAGTGCAGAAGTGTTCTTAAGGGGACTGCCTCTGCTAACCTGCCCTTCTAATGAACTCAACACTGAATTAGAATCTGATGTTACTAACGATGCTTAGGCTTAATCCCTTCTTGTGGCGTCTGCTAGAACCCCCTGTATTTTTTCTTTATAGAATATGCTCGAGAATGCTTGTTTCCTCACACGCAGACAGCATCCAAAATCACAGACATTAGGATCAAGCTGCGATATTTTCGTTGGTTTTTATCACAACCTGTCTGGTTTTGCTCCACGAAATTAACTGGAAATTTTCAAAGGAATGATGCGTTATAAGAAGGTTAGCACATGACTCTAATGTATATTCCGGTGTTTGCCTTTGAGGCAAATACCGGAATATAACTTGCCAAAAGATACTACTATCAATTTTCTCTTCAATATATTGAGATTGAGTCCAGGGATATTTTGGTCAGGCGAATTTTAAATACAGGCTTCTCAAGGGGGCACATTAACCATTAGAAACTAAACACCTAATAAAGACTATATTATAACTATTGTGGCTGCCCTTACGTTGTATTTTAGAACAATCACGCGATTTTTCGACTTTAATTCATGAGAAGAAATATTGGGTGGAGCGTAAAGCATCGAATTTGTGCTGTGAGTCTGCATCTTAAGAGAAAGGGACTAATATGAATTTTTACCACCACACCACCCGGCTTGATCATATTCTACTTTATTAATGTTAAAAAGTCACCCCTTACTGTTTAAGTCCAATGATGT
Encoded here:
- a CDS encoding KLTH0E00440p (some similarities with uniprot|P25502 Saccharomyces cerevisiae YKL015W PUT3 Positive regulator of PUT (proline utilization) genes zinc-finger transcription factor of the Zn(2)-Cys(6) binuclear cluster domain type) → MPRKKMMKACIKCKQRKKKCSGQLPCDYCVKIEQPGGCEYRTRTKSKVVKVTERYISSLKNKIRALEAELAKASEGPDSEGCLEDGATSAEVNPLIEPEFRLTPDLDSPKQESLTIGSVEHCVQASQHSKQFLGMSSCVQYLAKLKQSLVNSCGSSTEHFVATDGGWPPNDLDINRSFVENVATKELPDLRKAKELIEIAHEIIGADYMFLETGYFEDTAQHLICKNPPPLQSEAIIEYTTELLRLVAHLALGSLFDKENAESRSLGLKYHRTTLLLYSELVKTYDCAASTSLILSLLYMAYFSLSLNKATSAFVMTGSAIRTMFTLGLHKRTKTIVENRVFWLCFIYDRLLAVRFGFPLMIDERNINIPLLTEVDDNLTAVSLDIYHFVSQVRLAKITTQIITKIYTRNPYSFLHNCHAVLKQLKNWFESLPAELKFDYNDIKTATTRSTFNLHINYNYSIIIATRPVLLYVFNSILTENRTKEKIYEARQLELISVLLESCVQAAEIQSRILAKLYYDGKLANRSFLDCHYIFSATTVLILTGYCSMLSGESIAFSGDIEGLFDFIQHNLKILQGLSEYNLAAKNFNKQLTELIDMMSSDEVVKALATGRSQNDPTSVDFQQAVASPRPMSRILRKRGNNPPKDFEEIGYVDLSQLVNNMDAEFRSGSTTDLFLDEDFMNYASGSL
- a CDS encoding allantoate permease family MFS transporter (weakly similar to uniprot|P53322 Saccharomyces cerevisiae YGR260W TNA1 High affinity nicotinic acid plasma membrane permease), which produces MAIGLVKTVQMETTHSVATKDPIKVSIHDDAELSEELAEHVIEEEYYIDPQDESALTRKLDTRLLPMLAFMYFLSALDRSNIGNAYTSGMKEDLRLTSHQYSNAVSVFYSTYLAAELPAVWLLKIAKPRYYMSILVFCWSVITLSSGFVKSYHSLLATRILLGTFEGGFFPAMTLLITMMYKPKEQAKRIAFFFGSSALSGAFGGLIATGLASVNNAGGLEGWRWLYIIEGLISVCASFWLFFGLPDNLDKMKFLNERELSLMQIREKQRIQYMGADPAFSWGQVWLAFKDFKTYFAFVIQFCQDIILYGFSTFLTAILKLGLGYSSREAQYMSVPVYILAAIVFMVSAYVSDRLQVRGPVFFCYNILGATGYIILLAVDNNAVKYFACYLITFSLYTGTGLNITWLTNNVAPHYKRATALGLNQTLGNLSGAIVGQVYTKSPYVFGNSFSLGCIVLSNILTAVQIAWLVKLNKDKAAILAGTKKDTKKERIGDEALDFKYCL
- a CDS encoding KLTH0E00484p (highly similar to uniprot|P28273 YKL215C Saccharomyces cerevisiae Hypothetical ORF); this translates as MSKIRIAIDRGGTFTDCIGNPGTGKPQDDVVIKLLSVDPKNYPDAPLEGIRRLLEIFQKKKISRGVPLDLSDVESLRMGTTLATNCALERNGERCVFVTTKGFKDCLLIGDQTRPRIFELAIKRPDPLYDVVIEVDERVTLEDFSEDPENVKSQPSANEGVIVGKSGEIVRVLRKPDISTLRTALEAAFAQGIRSVGIALLHSYTFPEHEELVAALASEIGFTHVSLSSQVSPMIKYLPRANSAIADAYLTPVIQKYLSGMQAGLINTDNTNIQFMQSDGGLVEGSKFSGLKSILSGPAGGVVGYSATCYDPVTKIPLVGFDMGGTSTDVSRYGDGKLDHVFETTTAGIVIQSPQLDINTVAAGGSSRLFWENGLFRVGPESATADPGPAAYRKGGPLTITDANLLLGRLVPEFFPKIFGPNEDESLDMDITKKKFEELAETINRDLGTRFSTDQVAYGFIKVANESMARPIRSLTEAKGHVISSHQMVTFGGAGGQHAVAVAESLGIDTVIAHRYSSILSAYGMFLADVVEETQEPCSLVLENTSTCIKVEERFEAMTGKATDSLLKQGFSEKDLSFEKYLNLRYEGTETSLMVLKDKSSWKFSQDFAKAHKREFGFIFSDRNIIVDDIRIRAVAKSPVRSQTSIEEELARSLISEIDVEREVAFYKDVFFDDRRMKTPVFQIDNMPVGSRIKGPCILADGTQTNIIPCNATATILSSHIVIKITSRSQESDTKLENRVDPVLLSIFSHRFMDIAEQMGNQLRKTSVSTNVKERLDFSCALFDPEGNLVANAPHVPVHLGSMSTCISAQAKLWKNKLKPGDVLVTNHPEMGGTHLPDITVITPAFSETSGKIIFYVASRAHHADIGGILPGSVPPNSKELYEEGAAIYSELLVKEGRFDEELLIKLLVDDPAQYPGCSGSRKISDNMSDLKAQIAANNKGVQLIAKLMTDFGFDVIVKYMLAIQENASFTVKQVLKRMTEHFGATEFAGEDYMDDGTVIKLRVTLDTKKEEYVFDFEGTSPQVYGNLNAPEAITNSAILYCLRCLVNEEIPLNQGCLKPITVKIPKGSILSPTKGVAVVGGNVLTSQRVTDVVLKTFKVMADSQGDCNNFTFGTGGKDSNGKVSSGFGYYETICGGHGAGGDSWRGPGWNGAHAVHTNMTNTRMTDVEIFERRYPVILREFSIRAGSGGKGKFAGGNGVVRDILFRKAVQASILSERRVVPPHGFDGGEDGERGLNLWIRGSSGAVINIGAKNTISAQPGDRVIIMTPGGGGWGLPE